A genome region from Nitrospira sp. includes the following:
- a CDS encoding cobalamin B12-binding domain-containing protein — protein sequence MAVATTPIRVLIGKVGLDGHDRGVKLVVRALRDAGVEIIYTGLHQTPEQIVSTAIQEDVRAIGLSIHSGAHNSLFPRVLQLLKEQGAGDVTLFGGGIIPDDDAARLKAAGVQMLFRPATPMQDIVGFVKGLRVEQ from the coding sequence ATGGCAGTAGCGACGACACCCATTCGAGTACTGATCGGCAAGGTAGGATTGGATGGACATGACCGGGGCGTCAAGCTCGTCGTCCGGGCGCTGCGTGATGCCGGCGTGGAGATCATTTACACCGGGCTCCATCAGACGCCGGAGCAGATCGTATCCACCGCGATTCAGGAGGACGTGCGGGCCATCGGCCTCAGTATCCATTCCGGCGCCCATAACTCGCTTTTTCCCCGCGTGTTGCAGTTGCTGAAAGAGCAGGGCGCCGGAGACGTGACGCTGTTTGGTGGAGGCATTATCCCCGATGACGATGCCGCGCGACTCAAAGCCGCGGGCGTGCAAATGCTCTTTCGCCCGGCCACGCCGATGCAGGATATCGTCGGTTTCGTGAAGGGACTTCGAGTCGAGCAGTGA
- a CDS encoding methylmalonyl-CoA mutase family protein, producing MNERKSHFSSLSGLDIERVYGPDHLKGWNVEQDLGQPGTFPYTRGIYPNMYRSRFWTMRQFAGFGSADDTNRRFKYLLAQGQTGLSVAFDLPTLMGLDADDPMARGEVGYCGVAISSLADMERLFDGIPLDQVTTSMTINGPAAVIFAMYLALAEKRGIPFERLGGTIQNDMLKEYIAQKEWLFPPEPHLAVIVDTIAYCATHLPKWHPISISGYHIREAGSTAVQELAFTLYDGLTYVEAAVKSGLDVDAFAPQLSFFFNVHNDFFEEIAKFRAARRLWAREMEQRYHPKNPRSLQLRCHAQTAGCSLTAQQPMNNVVRTTLQALAAVLGGTQSLHTNSMDETLALPTEEAVTLALRTQQLIAAESEIVNCVDPLGGSYFVESLTNRLEEGARNYFRKLDEMGGMVAAIERGFPQREILDASQRYQKEIEQHERPIVGVTDHVEQEQRSIPTLKIGPEVEQEQVARLSDLRKSRDPFKMAGSLEEVQETAACHQNLMPALIEAVKAKATLGEICAALKEVYGTYREAVVL from the coding sequence ATGAACGAGCGGAAATCTCACTTCTCTTCCCTCTCCGGATTAGACATCGAACGAGTCTACGGCCCAGACCATCTCAAGGGATGGAACGTCGAGCAGGATCTCGGCCAACCGGGCACATTCCCCTACACCCGCGGCATCTACCCAAACATGTATCGAAGCCGCTTCTGGACGATGCGGCAATTCGCCGGGTTCGGTTCCGCGGACGATACGAATCGGCGCTTCAAGTATCTCCTGGCACAGGGACAGACCGGCCTCAGCGTTGCCTTTGACCTGCCGACGCTCATGGGCCTGGATGCCGATGATCCGATGGCACGGGGTGAAGTGGGCTACTGCGGCGTGGCGATCTCCTCACTCGCCGACATGGAGCGACTATTCGATGGAATTCCCCTGGATCAGGTCACCACCTCCATGACGATCAACGGACCGGCGGCGGTGATCTTTGCCATGTATCTGGCCCTGGCCGAAAAACGCGGCATCCCGTTCGAGCGGCTCGGCGGCACGATACAAAACGATATGCTGAAAGAATATATCGCGCAAAAGGAGTGGCTCTTCCCGCCCGAACCACACCTCGCGGTCATCGTCGATACGATCGCCTACTGTGCGACTCATCTTCCCAAGTGGCACCCGATCAGCATCAGCGGCTACCACATCCGGGAGGCAGGCTCGACAGCCGTTCAAGAACTCGCGTTCACACTGTACGACGGACTCACCTATGTGGAGGCGGCTGTAAAATCCGGTCTCGACGTGGATGCATTCGCTCCGCAACTCTCGTTCTTTTTCAACGTGCACAATGACTTCTTCGAAGAGATTGCCAAGTTCCGCGCCGCCCGACGCTTGTGGGCGCGTGAAATGGAGCAGCGTTACCACCCAAAGAATCCCCGCTCCCTCCAACTCCGCTGCCACGCTCAGACGGCCGGCTGCTCATTGACCGCCCAACAGCCGATGAACAACGTGGTGCGGACCACGTTGCAGGCGTTGGCCGCCGTGCTCGGCGGGACACAATCGCTCCACACCAACTCAATGGATGAAACCCTGGCGCTGCCCACGGAAGAAGCCGTGACGCTGGCCTTGCGGACACAACAACTCATCGCCGCCGAGAGTGAAATCGTGAACTGCGTCGATCCGTTGGGCGGCTCCTACTTTGTGGAATCACTGACGAACCGATTGGAAGAGGGAGCACGAAACTATTTCCGAAAGCTGGATGAGATGGGTGGAATGGTGGCGGCCATAGAACGCGGTTTTCCGCAGCGGGAAATCCTGGATGCCTCGCAACGGTATCAGAAAGAGATTGAACAACACGAGCGGCCCATCGTCGGCGTCACCGATCACGTGGAACAGGAACAACGTTCTATCCCCACTTTGAAGATCGGACCGGAAGTGGAACAGGAACAGGTCGCGCGCCTCTCCGATCTCAGAAAATCGCGTGATCCCTTCAAGATGGCCGGCTCATTAGAGGAGGTGCAGGAAACGGCCGCCTGTCACCAGAACCTCATGCCGGCTCTGATTGAAGCCGTGAAGGCGAAGGCGACGTTGGGAGAAATCTGCGCCGCGTTGAAGGAAGTGTATGGAACCTATCGCGAAGCGGTGGTGTTATGA
- a CDS encoding MBL fold metallo-hydrolase encodes MKLGAFDIYPVTDGRFRLDGGAMFGVVPKALWQKCCPADELNRIPLHLNCLLIRAHGKHVLVDTGLGDKEDAKFHAMFAVERTPSLRDSLHRHGLTPNDIHLVINTHLHFDHAGGNTVTNGNGALLPAFPNATYYVQQGEYDDATAANERTRASYRQTNFTPVAQLNQWELIQGDTQLLPGITTVVTAGHTRFHQSVKVESEGRIAFFLGDLIPTVSHLPLPYIMGYDLDPLRTLDTKRRVLDQAFAENWLLLFEHDPLIQAGHLRKDVEGRYVLEEVQLWQ; translated from the coding sequence ATGAAACTCGGAGCCTTTGACATCTATCCAGTCACCGACGGCCGGTTCCGGCTGGATGGCGGGGCCATGTTCGGAGTGGTGCCGAAGGCGCTCTGGCAGAAATGCTGCCCGGCTGATGAACTGAATCGTATCCCCCTCCACTTAAACTGCCTGTTGATCCGGGCCCATGGCAAGCACGTCCTGGTGGATACGGGTCTCGGCGATAAGGAGGATGCCAAGTTTCACGCCATGTTTGCAGTTGAGCGAACACCGTCCCTGCGCGACTCGCTCCATCGCCATGGCCTCACCCCCAACGACATCCATCTGGTTATCAACACCCATCTGCACTTCGACCATGCCGGAGGCAATACGGTCACCAACGGAAACGGCGCGCTACTCCCGGCTTTTCCCAACGCCACCTACTACGTGCAACAGGGTGAATATGACGATGCCACTGCGGCTAATGAGCGGACCAGGGCCAGTTATCGACAAACCAATTTCACACCGGTTGCGCAACTGAATCAGTGGGAGCTCATCCAAGGCGATACGCAACTGCTGCCGGGAATCACCACGGTGGTCACAGCGGGCCATACGCGCTTTCATCAGAGTGTCAAAGTCGAATCGGAAGGCCGGATCGCGTTCTTCCTGGGCGATCTGATTCCGACCGTCTCGCATCTGCCCCTCCCTTACATCATGGGATACGATCTCGATCCGCTCCGGACACTCGACACCAAACGCCGGGTGCTGGATCAAGCGTTCGCGGAGAACTGGTTGCTGCTCTTTGAACACGACCCCCTGATCCAGGCCGGTCATCTCAGGAAGGACGTGGAAGGACGGTATGTGCTGGAAGAGGTGCAACTATGGCAGTAG